From Hymenobacter sedentarius, a single genomic window includes:
- the secY gene encoding preprotein translocase subunit SecY, translated as MNKFITSIKNIFAIEDLRTRILNTLFFIAIYRLGVYVVLPGVDPTRLKTGAQGLFGILDTLLGGAFSHASIFALGIMPYISASIVLQLLTIAVPYFQKLQKEGESGRKKINQYTRILTIPIVLAQSVGFIATINAEAIINPGTFFTVSTMIIITAGTLFCMWLGEKITDKGIGNGISMIIMIGIVSRLPGAIIGEAAAKGVNKSLIFLLEMVVLFLVVMAVIVLTQAVRRIAVQYAKQVGGTTQLDAQRQFIPLKVNAAGVMPIIFAQSLMFVPAIVASVWQNQSDTASYIGVKFSDYTSWQYNLTFGLLIIIFTYFYTAISVNPNQIADDLKRSGGFVPGVKPGRDTSEFIDEILTRVTLPGAVALALIAIFPAIALLLGVTRPFSAFYGGTSLIIMVGVVLDTVNQVQSYLLMQHYDGMMKSGKLRGRTAQPISIAS; from the coding sequence ATGAATAAGTTTATCACGTCGATAAAGAACATTTTTGCGATTGAGGATCTGCGTACGCGGATCCTCAATACGCTTTTCTTCATTGCCATCTATCGCCTCGGCGTTTACGTGGTGTTGCCGGGTGTAGACCCGACACGCCTCAAGACCGGTGCTCAAGGCTTGTTTGGCATCTTGGATACGCTACTTGGTGGTGCATTCAGCCACGCGTCAATTTTCGCGTTGGGCATTATGCCTTACATATCTGCATCAATCGTACTGCAGTTGCTTACAATAGCTGTTCCTTATTTTCAGAAGCTCCAAAAAGAAGGCGAGTCTGGCCGTAAGAAGATTAACCAATACACTCGGATTCTTACGATTCCAATTGTACTGGCCCAGTCGGTTGGCTTTATTGCTACGATCAACGCCGAAGCCATAATCAATCCTGGCACATTCTTCACCGTTTCGACCATGATTATCATCACGGCTGGAACATTGTTCTGCATGTGGTTGGGTGAGAAGATTACGGACAAAGGCATTGGCAACGGTATCTCCATGATTATTATGATTGGTATCGTTTCGCGTCTTCCTGGTGCTATCATCGGTGAGGCAGCTGCCAAGGGGGTTAATAAGTCCCTGATTTTCCTGTTGGAAATGGTGGTGCTGTTCCTCGTTGTAATGGCGGTTATTGTACTTACGCAGGCGGTTCGCCGCATTGCAGTACAGTATGCTAAGCAGGTAGGTGGCACCACGCAGCTCGATGCACAGCGTCAGTTTATTCCCCTTAAGGTGAATGCTGCTGGTGTAATGCCCATCATCTTTGCGCAATCGCTGATGTTTGTGCCGGCTATTGTGGCTTCGGTATGGCAGAACCAGAGTGATACTGCTAGTTACATTGGGGTGAAGTTCTCGGACTACACCTCATGGCAGTACAATTTGACCTTTGGGCTGCTTATCATCATCTTCACTTACTTCTATACTGCTATCAGCGTCAACCCTAACCAGATTGCGGATGACTTAAAGCGTAGCGGTGGTTTTGTGCCAGGCGTAAAGCCAGGTCGGGATACGTCGGAATTTATCGATGAAATCCTAACCCGCGTGACGCTTCCTGGTGCAGTAGCGCTTGCATTGATTGCCATTTTCCCGGCTATCGCCTTGCTACTCGGCGTAACACGTCCGTTCTCGGCATTCTACGGTGGTACATCACTTATCATCATGGTAGGTGTAGTTCTAGATACCGTGAATCAAGTTCAGAGTTACTTGCTGATGCAGCATTACGATGGGATGATGAAATCGGGCAAGCTTCGTGGTCGCACAGCCCAGCCCATTTCGATAGCCTCGTAA
- the rplE gene encoding 50S ribosomal protein L5 — MARLKDIYNKDVVPALQEKFQFKSIMQVPRITKICINRGIGAAVADKKLVDNGVEELTTITGQKAVPTIAKRSVSNFKLREGMPIGAKVTLRGERMYEFMDRLLTVALPRVRDFKGINDKGFDGRGNYTLGVKEQIIFPEISIDKIKGISGMDITFVTTAENDEQSYELLKAFGMPFANANK; from the coding sequence ATGGCCCGTCTCAAAGACATTTATAACAAAGACGTAGTACCGGCGCTCCAGGAGAAATTCCAGTTCAAGAGCATCATGCAGGTACCACGCATCACCAAAATCTGCATTAACCGCGGTATTGGTGCTGCTGTCGCCGATAAGAAATTGGTCGATAACGGTGTGGAAGAGCTCACGACCATTACCGGTCAGAAAGCCGTTCCAACCATTGCCAAGCGTTCGGTGTCGAACTTTAAGCTCCGGGAAGGTATGCCCATCGGTGCTAAAGTGACGTTGCGCGGCGAGCGCATGTACGAGTTCATGGACCGTCTTCTGACGGTGGCCCTGCCCCGCGTACGTGACTTCAAAGGCATCAACGACAAAGGGTTCGATGGTCGTGGCAACTACACGCTTGGCGTGAAGGAGCAAATCATCTTCCCCGAAATCTCGATTGACAAAATCAAAGGCATCTCGGGCATGGACATCACGTTCGTGACCACTGCCGAGAACGATGAGCAGAGCTACGAGCTGCTAAAAGCTTTCGGTATGCCTTTCGCAAACGCTAACAAATAA
- the rpsQ gene encoding 30S ribosomal protein S17, whose protein sequence is MATDVTTQDQAVAEDSRNMRKEITGTVTSSKMDKSITVAVVQKQKHPMYGKFVTKTTKFHAHDENNECGEGDTVRIMSTRPLSKTKRWRLVEIIERAK, encoded by the coding sequence ATGGCAACCGACGTAACAACCCAAGACCAAGCCGTAGCTGAAGACTCGCGCAACATGCGCAAGGAAATCACCGGCACGGTAACGAGCTCGAAGATGGACAAGTCCATCACCGTGGCTGTGGTGCAGAAACAAAAGCACCCCATGTACGGCAAGTTCGTGACCAAAACCACGAAATTCCACGCCCACGACGAGAACAACGAGTGTGGCGAAGGTGATACGGTGCGCATCATGAGCACCCGTCCCCTGAGCAAAACCAAGCGGTGGCGCCTGGTGGAAATTATTGAACGCGCTAAATAA
- the rplO gene encoding 50S ribosomal protein L15: MLNLSNLSPAYGSTKNEKRIGRGEGSTRGGTSTRGHKGAKSRSGYKRKSGFEGGQMPLQRRVPKFGFTNINRVEYKAINLDALATLLEKNSATTMDAAYFVANGLVSKNAKIKILGRGEVSTALEVHAHAFSKSAVEAIEKAGGKAVTL, from the coding sequence ATGCTTAATCTCAGCAATCTATCGCCAGCCTACGGCTCGACTAAAAACGAGAAGCGGATTGGCCGGGGCGAAGGCTCCACGCGCGGTGGCACGTCGACCCGTGGTCACAAAGGCGCCAAGTCGCGTTCGGGCTACAAGCGCAAATCCGGCTTTGAAGGTGGCCAAATGCCACTCCAGCGCCGTGTGCCTAAGTTTGGTTTCACCAACATTAACCGCGTAGAGTACAAAGCCATCAACCTTGATGCCCTTGCTACCCTTTTGGAGAAGAACAGCGCTACCACCATGGATGCCGCTTACTTCGTAGCCAACGGTTTGGTGTCGAAAAACGCCAAAATAAAAATCCTCGGTCGTGGCGAAGTATCCACTGCCTTGGAGGTTCATGCTCACGCATTCTCGAAGTCGGCCGTTGAAGCCATCGAGAAGGCCGGCGGCAAAGCCGTAACGCTCTAA
- the rplW gene encoding 50S ribosomal protein L23, translating into MSTLKRPIVTEKATGLNEKGRYTFEVERTANKVQIKKDIETLYGVTVTEINTMRTIGKMKSKGTKGGQVTGRRAHGKKAIVTVKEGDVIDFYGNL; encoded by the coding sequence ATGAGCACGCTGAAACGCCCCATCGTGACCGAAAAGGCCACCGGCCTCAACGAAAAAGGTCGCTACACTTTTGAAGTGGAGCGCACGGCCAACAAAGTGCAAATCAAGAAGGACATCGAAACGCTGTACGGCGTGACTGTGACCGAGATTAACACGATGCGCACCATTGGCAAAATGAAGTCGAAAGGTACCAAAGGCGGTCAAGTGACCGGCCGTCGGGCCCATGGCAAAAAAGCAATCGTTACCGTGAAAGAAGGCGATGTAATCGACTTCTACGGCAACCTCTAG
- the rpsC gene encoding 30S ribosomal protein S3 → MGQKVNPVGFRLGVIKGWDSNWYGGKDFAEKLVEDEKIRKYINARIQKGGISRIVIERTLKRITITINTARPGVVIGKGGQEVDKIKDELKQITSKDVQINIFEIKRPELDAKLVGESIAQQLAARISFRRAMKMSIQAAMRVGAEGIKIQCGGRLGGAEIARSEQYKEGRTPLHTLRADIDYALSEAQTVYGKIGIKVWVMRGEVFGKPDLSPNQQLTNPGGDAGGRRDDRGPRGERRDGDRGPRRDGDRGGRGGADRGGNAGGGAPRGDNAGPRRNGPAAGGGAGGAARGPRR, encoded by the coding sequence ATGGGACAGAAAGTAAATCCGGTTGGCTTCCGCTTGGGAGTAATCAAAGGCTGGGACTCCAACTGGTACGGCGGCAAGGACTTCGCCGAGAAATTGGTGGAGGACGAGAAAATCCGCAAGTACATCAACGCTCGCATTCAGAAAGGCGGCATCAGCCGCATTGTGATTGAGCGCACCCTGAAGCGCATCACCATCACCATCAACACGGCTCGTCCGGGTGTGGTAATTGGTAAAGGCGGCCAGGAAGTGGACAAGATTAAGGACGAGCTGAAGCAAATCACCAGCAAAGACGTTCAAATCAACATCTTCGAAATCAAGCGTCCGGAGTTGGATGCCAAGCTGGTAGGCGAGAGCATCGCCCAGCAGTTGGCTGCTCGTATCTCCTTCCGTCGCGCCATGAAAATGTCTATCCAAGCCGCCATGCGGGTTGGCGCTGAAGGCATCAAGATTCAGTGCGGTGGCCGTCTCGGCGGTGCTGAAATTGCCCGTTCGGAGCAGTACAAAGAAGGTCGTACGCCGCTGCACACGCTGCGCGCTGACATCGACTACGCTTTGTCAGAAGCTCAAACCGTATATGGCAAAATCGGCATCAAGGTGTGGGTAATGCGTGGTGAGGTGTTCGGCAAGCCCGACCTATCGCCCAACCAGCAGCTCACCAACCCCGGTGGCGACGCCGGTGGACGTCGTGACGATCGTGGCCCTCGTGGCGAGCGTCGTGACGGTGACCGTGGTCCTCGTCGTGACGGCGACCGTGGTGGCCGTGGTGGTGCAGACCGTGGCGGTAACGCCGGCGGTGGTGCTCCCCGCGGCGACAACGCCGGTCCTCGTCGCAATGGTCCCGCCGCTGGTGGTGGAGCCGGTGGTGCTGCTCGCGGCCCGCGTCGCTAG
- the rpsH gene encoding 30S ribosomal protein S8, with the protein MNTDPIADYLTRVRNAIKANHRVVEIPASNIKKEITKVLYHKGYIQSYRFDDSSVQGTIKIALKYNPTTKAPAITKLQRVSTPGLRQYVAADNLPRVLSGLGVAIISTSKGVMTEKECKTENVGGEVLCYVY; encoded by the coding sequence ATGAATACTGACCCCATTGCCGACTACCTGACCCGGGTACGCAACGCCATCAAGGCGAACCACCGGGTGGTAGAAATCCCGGCCAGCAACATCAAAAAGGAAATCACGAAGGTGCTCTACCACAAGGGCTACATTCAGTCGTACCGTTTTGATGATTCATCGGTTCAGGGCACCATCAAAATTGCCCTGAAGTACAACCCGACCACCAAGGCTCCCGCCATCACCAAGCTGCAGCGCGTTTCGACGCCCGGCTTGCGTCAGTACGTGGCTGCCGACAACCTGCCCCGCGTCCTCAGCGGCCTAGGTGTCGCCATCATCTCGACCTCGAAAGGCGTGATGACGGAGAAAGAGTGCAAAACCGAGAACGTGGGCGGCGAGGTGCTGTGCTACGTGTACTAA
- the infA gene encoding translation initiation factor IF-1, with amino-acid sequence MAKQASIEQDGTILEALSNAMFRVELENGHQLIAHISGKMRMHYIKILPGDKVKLEMSPYDLSKGRIKYRYK; translated from the coding sequence ATGGCCAAACAAGCCTCGATTGAGCAGGACGGAACCATCCTGGAAGCCCTCTCTAACGCCATGTTTCGCGTGGAGTTGGAGAACGGTCACCAACTGATTGCCCACATTTCAGGCAAGATGCGGATGCACTACATCAAGATTCTGCCTGGCGACAAGGTAAAGCTGGAAATGTCTCCCTACGACTTGTCGAAGGGCCGGATAAAGTATCGTTATAAATAA
- the rplF gene encoding 50S ribosomal protein L6, whose translation MSRIGKLPISVPAGVAISVEKDNVVTVKGPKGTLTTQVDRDINVAIEDGTLTVSRPTEQKRHKAMHGLYRSLINNMVEGVSNGFTKQLELVGVGYKASLAGTTLELALGYSHNVFIALPKEVTATAVTEKGKNPIVTLTSIDNQLLGQVAAKIRSLRKVEPYKGKGVRFVGEIIRRKAGKTASK comes from the coding sequence ATGTCACGTATTGGTAAACTGCCGATTTCCGTCCCCGCCGGGGTCGCTATCTCGGTTGAGAAAGACAACGTGGTAACGGTGAAAGGTCCTAAGGGCACGCTAACCACGCAAGTGGACCGCGACATCAACGTTGCCATTGAAGACGGTACCCTCACGGTATCCCGTCCCACGGAGCAGAAGCGTCACAAGGCCATGCACGGCCTGTACCGCTCGCTCATCAACAACATGGTAGAAGGCGTGAGCAACGGCTTCACCAAGCAGTTGGAGCTGGTAGGCGTAGGCTATAAAGCCTCCTTGGCCGGCACCACGCTGGAATTAGCTTTGGGTTACTCGCACAACGTGTTCATCGCGTTACCGAAAGAAGTAACTGCAACGGCTGTTACCGAAAAAGGTAAAAACCCGATTGTTACGCTCACCAGCATCGACAATCAACTGTTGGGCCAGGTGGCCGCTAAAATTCGTTCATTGCGTAAAGTCGAGCCTTACAAAGGCAAAGGTGTACGCTTCGTGGGCGAAATCATCCGTCGCAAAGCTGGTAAAACGGCCTCTAAATAA
- the rplR gene encoding 50S ribosomal protein L18: MAFDKAQRRKRIQRIIRTKVAGTSERPRLSVFRSNTGIYAQIIDDTTGRTLAAATSKKVTAEGGNGVALAAAVGRQIAAVAQEKGITKVVFDRSGYLYHGRVKSLAEGAREGGLNF; encoded by the coding sequence ATGGCATTTGATAAGGCACAACGCCGCAAGCGGATTCAGCGCATCATCCGTACCAAGGTGGCTGGCACGTCCGAGCGGCCGCGGCTCTCGGTGTTCCGTAGCAACACGGGCATCTACGCTCAGATTATCGACGACACTACCGGCCGTACGCTGGCAGCTGCTACGTCGAAAAAAGTAACCGCCGAGGGTGGCAACGGTGTGGCTTTGGCCGCCGCCGTAGGTCGGCAGATTGCCGCCGTCGCCCAGGAGAAAGGCATCACGAAAGTGGTGTTTGACCGCTCCGGTTACCTCTACCACGGTCGCGTAAAATCATTGGCTGAAGGAGCCCGCGAAGGCGGCCTCAATTTCTAA
- the rpsS gene encoding 30S ribosomal protein S19, whose protein sequence is MARSLKKGPYIDFRLEKKVTALETAGKKSVVKTWSRRSMISPDFVGHTFAVHNGNKFIPVYVTENMVGHKLGEFAPTRNFRGHVAKKDKGKR, encoded by the coding sequence ATGGCACGTTCACTCAAAAAAGGGCCGTACATTGACTTCCGGCTGGAAAAGAAAGTCACGGCACTCGAAACGGCTGGTAAAAAGTCGGTGGTGAAGACCTGGTCGCGCCGCTCGATGATTTCCCCGGATTTCGTTGGCCACACGTTCGCTGTTCACAACGGCAATAAGTTCATCCCGGTGTATGTGACCGAGAACATGGTAGGGCACAAGTTGGGCGAATTTGCCCCGACGCGCAACTTCCGTGGTCACGTCGCCAAAAAAGATAAAGGCAAGCGCTAA
- the rplX gene encoding 50S ribosomal protein L24, which yields MAIKKAAPVQLHVKSGDTVKVIAGDERGKTGVIKSVNRVTQRVTVEGLNLVTKHNKPSAKSPQGGITKMEAPMHVSNVQAINPTTGERVRKGAAAAAASAAAPAKAKRATAKTA from the coding sequence ATGGCTATCAAAAAAGCAGCCCCCGTACAACTGCACGTGAAGTCGGGCGACACCGTAAAGGTGATTGCTGGCGACGAGCGCGGCAAGACCGGCGTTATCAAGTCGGTAAACCGGGTGACCCAGCGCGTAACCGTTGAAGGTCTGAACCTGGTGACGAAACACAACAAGCCGAGCGCCAAATCGCCCCAGGGCGGCATCACCAAGATGGAGGCGCCCATGCACGTGAGCAATGTGCAGGCTATCAACCCCACCACCGGTGAGCGTGTGCGCAAAGGCGCCGCAGCCGCAGCAGCTTCGGCTGCTGCTCCTGCAAAAGCCAAGCGTGCCACTGCCAAAACGGCTTAA
- the rpmC gene encoding 50S ribosomal protein L29: MKNKTDLKGLSAEALKEQLTAEKAQGQQLRFAHAISPLENPARLKANRKNVARLLTEQTRRNNEQATNPAQ, translated from the coding sequence ATGAAGAACAAGACCGACCTCAAAGGCCTTTCCGCCGAAGCGCTGAAAGAGCAACTCACCGCCGAGAAGGCCCAGGGCCAGCAACTGCGTTTCGCGCACGCGATTTCGCCCCTGGAGAACCCTGCCCGTCTCAAGGCCAACCGTAAAAACGTCGCCCGCTTGCTCACCGAGCAGACTCGTCGGAATAACGAGCAGGCCACTAACCCCGCTCAATAA
- the rplV gene encoding 50S ribosomal protein L22: MEAVAKLRNVPTSPRKMRLVADLVRGKKVTQALGLLRFEANIGAEKIEKLLLSALANWQQHNEEERIEDANLYISEIFVDEGRQLKRLRPAPQGRGHRIRKRSNHVTLKIDTKVEKLGKKTTEHAKQVGTTDNPKADAKS, from the coding sequence ATGGAAGCAGTAGCAAAACTCCGCAATGTGCCGACCTCGCCTCGCAAGATGCGTTTGGTGGCCGACCTCGTGCGCGGCAAGAAAGTGACCCAGGCCCTCGGCCTGTTGCGCTTCGAAGCCAACATCGGCGCCGAGAAGATTGAGAAACTGCTCCTTTCGGCTTTGGCCAACTGGCAGCAGCACAACGAAGAAGAGCGGATTGAGGACGCAAACCTCTACATCAGCGAAATCTTCGTGGACGAAGGACGCCAGCTGAAGCGCCTGCGCCCCGCCCCCCAGGGCCGTGGCCACCGCATCCGCAAGCGTAGCAACCACGTGACGCTGAAAATCGACACGAAAGTGGAGAAGCTCGGCAAGAAAACCACCGAGCACGCTAAGCAAGTTGGTACTACCGATAACCCTAAGGCCGACGCCAAATCCTAA
- the rplB gene encoding 50S ribosomal protein L2: protein MALKKLRPTSPGQRFRVAPAFDEITTSTPEKSLMTSLPKSGGRNSSGKMSNRYIGGGHKTQYRIVDFKRDKAGVPATVKTIEYDPNRTARIALLSYADGEKRYIIAPAGMTVGTTVVSGTGVAPEVGNTLPLREIPLGTILHNIELQPGQGAAMARSAGTYAQLVAREERYATLKLPSGEMRMVLVTCMATVGTVSNGDHMNTRMGKAGRNRWAGRRPRVRGVAMNPVDHPMGGGEGKSSGGHPRSRNGILAKGQKTRNKNKYSENLIVSRKGKK from the coding sequence ATGGCACTTAAAAAACTCAGACCAACCAGCCCAGGGCAACGTTTCCGCGTTGCGCCGGCGTTCGACGAGATTACCACGTCGACCCCGGAGAAGTCGCTGATGACTTCCCTCCCCAAATCGGGTGGCCGGAACTCTTCCGGTAAAATGTCCAACCGCTACATCGGCGGTGGTCATAAAACCCAGTACCGTATCGTGGACTTCAAGCGCGACAAAGCCGGTGTTCCGGCTACCGTGAAGACCATCGAGTACGACCCCAACCGTACCGCCCGCATCGCTCTGCTCAGCTACGCTGACGGCGAGAAGCGCTACATCATCGCGCCCGCCGGCATGACGGTAGGTACGACGGTCGTATCGGGCACGGGCGTAGCTCCCGAAGTTGGCAATACCTTGCCGCTCCGTGAGATTCCCCTCGGTACCATCCTCCACAACATTGAGCTGCAGCCCGGCCAGGGTGCGGCCATGGCCCGTTCGGCCGGCACGTACGCCCAGCTGGTGGCTCGCGAAGAGCGTTACGCAACCTTGAAATTGCCTTCCGGCGAAATGCGCATGGTCCTCGTGACTTGCATGGCCACGGTTGGTACCGTTTCTAACGGCGACCACATGAACACCCGGATGGGTAAGGCAGGCCGTAACCGGTGGGCTGGTCGTCGTCCCCGCGTTCGTGGTGTAGCCATGAACCCTGTCGACCACCCCATGGGTGGTGGTGAAGGCAAATCGTCGGGTGGTCACCCACGTAGCCGCAATGGTATTTTGGCTAAGGGCCAGAAGACCCGCAACAAGAACAAGTATTCGGAGAACCTGATTGTGAGCCGTAAAGGCAAGAAGTAA
- the rpsM gene encoding 30S ribosomal protein S13 gives MARIAGVDIPDNKRGEIALTYIFGIGRSNSQKILVKAGVDINKKVKDWTDEESGAIRAIIAAEHKTEGVLRSEVTTNIKRLMDIGCYRGLRHRKGLPVRGQRTKNNSRTRKGKRKTVAGKKKATK, from the coding sequence ATGGCTCGTATCGCAGGGGTTGATATCCCGGACAACAAGCGCGGCGAAATCGCCCTGACTTACATCTTCGGCATTGGCCGGAGCAATTCTCAGAAGATTCTGGTGAAAGCCGGGGTTGACATCAACAAGAAGGTAAAGGACTGGACCGACGAGGAGTCGGGCGCTATCCGTGCCATCATTGCAGCTGAGCACAAGACGGAAGGCGTTCTACGCTCGGAAGTAACCACCAACATCAAGCGTTTGATGGATATTGGTTGCTATCGTGGCTTGCGTCACCGCAAAGGTCTGCCGGTTCGTGGTCAGCGCACCAAGAACAACTCGCGTACCCGCAAGGGCAAGCGGAAGACGGTAGCTGGCAAGAAGAAGGCAACCAAATAA
- the rpsN gene encoding 30S ribosomal protein S14, with the protein MAKESIKARERKRIATVARYAEKRKALKAAGDYEGLDKLPKNASPVRLHNRDMIDGRPRGYMRKFGISRVRFREMALAGKIPGVTKSSW; encoded by the coding sequence ATGGCTAAAGAATCCATCAAAGCACGGGAGCGCAAGCGCATTGCCACCGTGGCCCGCTACGCTGAGAAGCGCAAGGCTCTGAAAGCTGCCGGCGACTACGAAGGTCTCGACAAGCTGCCCAAAAACGCTTCGCCCGTGCGCTTGCATAACCGCGACATGATTGACGGCCGCCCCCGCGGCTACATGCGCAAGTTTGGCATCAGCCGCGTGCGTTTCCGCGAAATGGCTCTGGCCGGGAAGATTCCTGGTGTGACCAAGTCGAGCTGGTAG
- the rplP gene encoding 50S ribosomal protein L16: MLQPKRTKYRKMQKGRVTGLAYRGSSIDFGSFAIKSLEVSWITARQIEAARIAMTRAMKREGQVWIRIFPDKPITKKPAEVRMGKGKGSPEYWVACVKPGQIMFESDGVSLEVAKESLRLAAQKLPVRTSFVVRRDYTDAA; the protein is encoded by the coding sequence ATGTTACAACCGAAAAGGACCAAGTATCGCAAGATGCAAAAGGGTCGCGTAACAGGCCTCGCCTACCGCGGCAGCTCCATAGACTTCGGTTCGTTCGCCATCAAGTCGCTTGAGGTTTCTTGGATTACGGCTCGCCAGATTGAGGCAGCTCGTATCGCCATGACCCGCGCCATGAAACGCGAAGGGCAAGTATGGATTCGCATTTTCCCCGACAAGCCAATTACCAAGAAGCCTGCTGAAGTGCGGATGGGTAAGGGCAAAGGCTCTCCCGAGTATTGGGTGGCCTGCGTAAAGCCGGGTCAAATCATGTTCGAGTCGGACGGTGTTTCGCTGGAAGTAGCCAAGGAGTCGCTGCGTCTGGCGGCTCAGAAGCTGCCCGTACGGACTTCATTCGTGGTTCGCCGCGACTATACCGACGCTGCTTAA
- the rpmD gene encoding 50S ribosomal protein L30: MAQIKVKLVRSAIDRPERQKRTVQSLGLNKMNSTAQHEVNPSIMGMVNSVKHLLEVTEL; the protein is encoded by the coding sequence ATGGCACAAATTAAAGTAAAGCTCGTGCGCAGCGCAATTGACCGCCCCGAGCGTCAGAAGCGCACCGTTCAGTCCTTGGGGCTGAACAAAATGAACAGCACCGCGCAGCACGAAGTAAACCCGTCCATCATGGGCATGGTGAACAGCGTGAAGCACCTGCTAGAAGTAACCGAACTGTAA
- the rpmJ gene encoding 50S ribosomal protein L36: MKVKTSVKKRSVDCKLVRRNGKLYVINKKNPRFKQRQG, encoded by the coding sequence ATGAAAGTAAAAACCTCGGTGAAAAAGCGTAGTGTGGACTGCAAATTGGTCCGCCGTAATGGCAAGCTCTACGTCATCAACAAGAAAAACCCCCGCTTCAAGCAGCGCCAGGGTTAA
- the map gene encoding type I methionyl aminopeptidase — MASGSIQYRTEEEIDLIRASSLVLAKAHGEVAGMVKEGVTTRQLDKRAEEFIRDHGGVPSFKGYNKFPYSLCLSPNSVVVHGFATDQPLKSGDILSVDCGVFLNGFHSDSAYTYPIGEVAPEVLTLLAETKASLYKGIEQAVSGNRVGDISYAIQNHVAPLGYGVVRELVGHGVGAKLHEKPEVPNYGKRGSGPLLQTGLVLAIEPMVNLGKKDVVQEADGWTIRTKDRKPSAHFEHTIVVRKDKAEILTTFEYIEKALQ; from the coding sequence ATGGCCAGCGGTAGCATTCAATATAGAACCGAAGAAGAAATCGACCTCATCCGTGCCAGTTCGCTAGTGCTGGCGAAGGCCCACGGCGAAGTCGCTGGTATGGTGAAGGAAGGGGTGACAACGCGGCAGCTTGATAAGCGCGCGGAGGAATTCATCCGAGACCATGGTGGCGTTCCTTCCTTCAAAGGCTACAATAAGTTTCCCTACAGCTTGTGCCTCTCACCGAACTCGGTAGTAGTGCACGGGTTTGCTACCGACCAGCCGCTGAAAAGCGGCGATATTTTATCGGTAGACTGTGGGGTTTTCCTGAATGGCTTCCATTCAGACAGTGCTTACACTTACCCAATAGGGGAGGTGGCACCTGAAGTATTGACGTTGCTGGCTGAAACCAAAGCGTCACTGTACAAAGGCATTGAGCAAGCCGTGAGTGGCAACCGCGTGGGCGATATCAGCTACGCTATCCAGAACCATGTAGCCCCGTTGGGCTACGGTGTGGTGAGAGAGCTGGTTGGTCATGGAGTTGGCGCGAAGTTACATGAGAAGCCCGAAGTGCCAAATTATGGCAAGCGGGGTTCTGGACCGTTGCTGCAAACGGGTTTGGTATTGGCAATTGAGCCAATGGTAAACTTAGGCAAAAAGGACGTGGTACAGGAGGCGGATGGCTGGACTATCCGTACCAAAGACCGCAAGCCTTCCGCCCACTTTGAGCATACCATAGTAGTCAGAAAAGATAAGGCGGAGATTCTTACCACCTTTGAGTACATAGAAAAAGCACTGCAGTAG
- the rplN gene encoding 50S ribosomal protein L14 — protein MIQQESRLTVADNSGAKEVLCIRVLGGTGKKYASVGDKIVVAIKSAIPSGNAKKGTVSKAVVVRVKKEVRRKDGSYIRFDDNAAVLLNNNDEPRGTRIFGPVARELRERQFMKIVSLAPEVL, from the coding sequence ATGATACAGCAAGAATCCCGCCTGACGGTGGCCGATAACAGCGGCGCTAAGGAAGTCCTCTGCATCCGCGTTTTGGGTGGCACGGGCAAGAAATACGCCAGCGTTGGCGACAAGATTGTGGTAGCTATTAAGTCGGCTATCCCTTCCGGCAACGCCAAGAAAGGCACCGTGAGCAAAGCCGTAGTAGTTCGTGTGAAGAAAGAAGTACGCCGCAAAGACGGGTCGTACATTCGCTTCGACGACAACGCTGCTGTGTTGCTCAACAACAACGACGAGCCCCGCGGCACGCGCATCTTTGGCCCAGTGGCCCGGGAGCTGCGTGAGCGTCAGTTCATGAAAATTGTATCGCTGGCCCCCGAAGTACTGTAA